One region of Ornithinibacter aureus genomic DNA includes:
- a CDS encoding serine/threonine-protein kinase, with the protein MNRFHEGFVLGDRYTLTGRIASGGMGDVWEASDSVLERQVAVKILRPSLEDEEVFARRFRAEALHTANLAHVNVAMVFDYGEEDDLAYLVMELVPGEALSDLVRREGALPPDRVRAILAQAALALGAAHEAGVVHRDVKPANILVMPDGTVKLTDFGIARAVDGSGHTQTGEVLGTPHYLSPEQALGEAATGASDLYALGIVGHELLTGQRTFDKGTPVATALAQVNDPPPPLPTHVPPGLRSLIEQCLEKKPSDRPASARELGERLGLPEADLPVATEDAAQVVGTAAAQEQSADEHSASEHSAGEPSPDDPTFTPRHWSGGDPTPTPSSLPPVPKGHVHWAWVPGFSVALLAVLAAFYLFTR; encoded by the coding sequence GTGAACCGGTTCCACGAGGGATTCGTCCTCGGCGACCGCTACACACTGACGGGCCGGATCGCGTCCGGGGGGATGGGCGACGTCTGGGAGGCCAGCGACAGCGTGCTCGAGCGTCAGGTGGCCGTGAAGATCCTGCGGCCGAGCCTGGAGGATGAAGAGGTCTTCGCGCGCCGCTTCCGCGCCGAGGCGCTGCACACCGCGAACCTCGCCCACGTCAACGTCGCGATGGTCTTCGACTACGGCGAGGAGGACGACCTCGCCTACCTCGTCATGGAGCTCGTGCCCGGAGAGGCCCTGTCGGACCTCGTGCGACGCGAGGGCGCCCTTCCGCCCGACCGGGTACGCGCGATCCTGGCGCAGGCGGCCCTGGCCCTCGGGGCGGCCCACGAGGCCGGCGTCGTCCACCGGGACGTCAAGCCCGCGAACATCCTCGTCATGCCCGACGGCACCGTGAAGCTCACGGACTTCGGCATCGCCCGGGCCGTCGACGGGTCGGGGCACACCCAGACCGGCGAGGTGCTCGGCACCCCGCACTACCTCTCCCCCGAGCAGGCCCTCGGCGAGGCGGCAACCGGAGCGTCCGACCTGTACGCCCTCGGGATCGTGGGCCACGAGCTGCTCACCGGACAGCGGACCTTCGACAAGGGGACGCCGGTCGCCACGGCACTCGCCCAGGTCAACGACCCGCCCCCGCCGCTGCCGACGCACGTTCCCCCGGGCCTGCGGTCGCTCATCGAACAGTGCCTCGAGAAGAAGCCGTCCGACCGGCCGGCGAGCGCCCGTGAGCTCGGTGAGCGTCTCGGGCTGCCCGAGGCGGACCTGCCCGTTGCCACCGAGGACGCTGCGCAGGTCGTCGGTACCGCCGCGGCGCAGGAGCAGAGCGCCGACGAGCACTCGGCCAGCGAGCACTCGGCCGGGGAGCCGTCACCCGACGACCCGACCTTTACCCCGCGGCACTGGTCCGGCGGCGACCCCACCCCCACCCCGTCGAGCCTGCCGCCCGTGCCGAAGGGCCACGTCCACTGGGCCTGGGTGCCCGGGTTCAGCGTCGCCCTGCTCGCCGTCCTGGCCGCGTTCTACCTGTTCACGCGCTGA
- a CDS encoding VOC family protein — translation MTPSSTAPSAKVIVISYYSLLTPCKGRNSVVVSHLSLTHRVGGVFVLARDPAALSAWYARCLGVDSPPLTYERRSWRQEAGPTVFAPMNAHPEHLPAGRSWALNFRVSNLDAMVAQLRSLGVDVRVHEEGYPNGRFADLHDPEGNSVQLWEPGGIDEV, via the coding sequence ATGACCCCATCATCAACGGCCCCATCGGCCAAAGTCATCGTCATCAGCTACTACTCGCTTCTCACCCCGTGCAAGGGAAGGAACTCAGTCGTCGTGTCTCACCTCAGCCTGACGCACAGGGTCGGCGGAGTCTTCGTCTTGGCGAGGGATCCAGCCGCGCTGTCAGCCTGGTATGCGCGTTGCTTGGGAGTCGACTCACCCCCTCTGACCTATGAGCGTCGGTCATGGCGGCAAGAGGCTGGCCCGACCGTCTTTGCCCCCATGAACGCTCATCCCGAACACCTGCCCGCTGGTCGGTCATGGGCGCTCAACTTCAGAGTGTCAAACCTTGACGCGATGGTCGCCCAGCTCAGGAGCCTAGGGGTCGACGTTCGCGTCCATGAAGAGGGTTACCCCAATGGACGGTTCGCTGACCTCCACGATCCCGAGGGGAACAGCGTCCAGTTGTGGGAGCCGGGCGGGATCGACGAGGTCTGA
- a CDS encoding VOC family protein: protein MTQKETPCRGVTGSFTTEGRPHSMTSITPFLALTDAAGAIEFYRDVFGARVIDVTEMDGQLVHADLDFELGQLQLGVPSPDYRLVPPPEDDKACYSLGLYVPDVDAVVARAVAAGATVREEISTFVSGDRYASIRDPFGVRWSVMSRVEDLSEDESSRRVAEWAASYSSERQE, encoded by the coding sequence ATGACACAGAAAGAGACACCATGCCGGGGAGTCACCGGCTCATTCACAACCGAGGGTCGGCCTCACAGCATGACCTCAATTACCCCGTTCCTAGCGCTGACGGATGCAGCTGGCGCGATCGAGTTCTACCGCGACGTCTTCGGCGCACGCGTCATCGACGTCACCGAGATGGACGGCCAATTGGTTCACGCCGACCTCGACTTCGAACTCGGCCAACTTCAACTAGGTGTTCCCAGCCCGGACTATCGGCTTGTGCCACCTCCGGAAGACGACAAGGCCTGCTACTCCCTCGGACTATATGTCCCTGACGTCGATGCCGTCGTCGCGCGCGCGGTCGCGGCCGGAGCAACGGTACGCGAAGAAATCTCCACCTTCGTGTCGGGCGACCGCTACGCCAGCATCCGCGACCCATTCGGAGTACGCTGGTCGGTTATGAGCCGTGTTGAGGACCTATCCGAAGATGAGAGTTCCCGCCGGGTCGCAGAGTGGGCAGCGTCGTACTCCTCCGAGCGCCAAGAGTGA
- a CDS encoding VOC family protein codes for MQAPRVSDEPDFKVGLRVGNVPAAADFYAGLGFERVAGIPGPDGRTIMAILRRGNLQLLVDALVGMPFPDSTRERMTVAGPRGLGMVIGITVDDVDAAVDYVVGVGCELTAAAQDSSWGERYAECIDPYGYAWKLFCPIPGAVDDGLDATREQWFGTER; via the coding sequence ATGCAGGCGCCACGTGTAAGCGATGAACCTGACTTCAAGGTGGGACTGCGGGTCGGCAACGTTCCTGCGGCGGCAGACTTCTACGCAGGCCTCGGCTTCGAGCGGGTTGCCGGGATACCTGGCCCCGACGGCCGCACGATCATGGCCATTCTGCGTCGAGGCAACCTGCAGCTGCTGGTCGATGCCCTCGTGGGTATGCCGTTCCCGGACAGCACGCGGGAACGCATGACCGTGGCAGGCCCGCGTGGACTGGGGATGGTGATCGGTATCACCGTCGACGACGTTGACGCTGCGGTCGACTATGTCGTGGGTGTCGGGTGCGAGCTGACGGCAGCGGCTCAGGACTCGTCATGGGGGGAGCGATACGCCGAGTGCATCGACCCCTATGGCTACGCCTGGAAACTCTTCTGTCCTATACCGGGAGCTGTAGATGATGGTCTTGATGCCACCCGCGAGCAATGGTTCGGCACTGAACGGTGA
- a CDS encoding IS3 family transposase (programmed frameshift) — MPKPYPKEFRQNVIEVARAREAGTTLKEIATDFGISESCLTNWLAIADRQDGNKPATAVSDSGELRDARRRIRLLEQENEVLRRAAAYLSQANLPKMMYPLVRELAAQDARIRVPVTVTCRVLNLARAPYYRWLANPVTDADWVAAHRANALFDAHRDDPEFGYRLLADEARDAGQDMCDRTAWAICSGNAWWSVFGKKRSKKGRAGPPAHDDRVQRDFTATGPNQLWLTDITEHRTREGKVYLCAVKDVWSNRLVGYSISSRMKARLAVQALEHAVDTRARAGVDVAGCIVHSDRGSQFRSRKYLRALSRHDLLGSMGQVGSSADNAAMESWFALLQKNVLDRHTWDTRDQLKLAIVTWTERTYHRRRRQARLGKLTPIEYETIMTTPATQAA, encoded by the exons ATGCCCAAGCCGTACCCCAAGGAGTTCCGACAGAACGTGATCGAGGTGGCTCGCGCTCGTGAGGCAGGGACGACGTTGAAGGAGATCGCGACCGATTTCGGGATCTCGGAATCCTGCCTGACTAACTGGCTCGCCATCGCTGACCGGCAGGACGGGAACAAACCCGCCACGGCCGTGAGCGACTCTGGTGAGCTGCGTGACGCTCGTCGTCGGATCCGGTTGCTCGAGCAAGAGAACGAGGTGCTACGCCGCGCAGCGGCGTACCTCTCGCAGGCGAACCTGCCG AAAATGATGTACCCGCTCGTCCGTGAGCTGGCCGCCCAGGATGCCCGGATCAGGGTTCCTGTGACGGTGACGTGCCGGGTGCTGAACCTTGCCAGAGCGCCGTACTACCGGTGGCTGGCCAACCCGGTGACCGACGCCGACTGGGTCGCGGCGCACCGCGCGAACGCGTTGTTCGACGCGCACCGTGATGACCCGGAGTTCGGGTACCGGCTGCTCGCGGACGAGGCCCGCGACGCCGGGCAGGACATGTGCGACCGCACCGCGTGGGCGATCTGCTCGGGCAACGCGTGGTGGAGCGTGTTCGGGAAGAAGCGCTCGAAGAAGGGCCGGGCCGGCCCGCCGGCGCACGATGACCGCGTCCAGCGTGACTTCACCGCGACCGGCCCGAACCAGCTGTGGCTGACCGACATCACGGAGCACCGCACCCGTGAGGGCAAGGTGTACCTGTGCGCCGTCAAGGACGTGTGGTCCAACCGGCTCGTCGGGTACTCCATCAGCTCGCGGATGAAGGCCCGCCTGGCCGTGCAGGCGTTGGAACACGCCGTGGACACCCGCGCCCGAGCGGGCGTCGACGTGGCCGGGTGCATCGTCCACAGCGACAGAGGGTCCCAATTCCGGTCCCGCAAATACCTGCGCGCCCTGTCCCGGCACGACCTGCTCGGATCCATGGGCCAGGTCGGCTCGAGCGCGGACAACGCCGCCATGGAGAGCTGGTTCGCCCTGCTGCAGAAGAACGTCCTGGACCGCCACACCTGGGACACCCGCGACCAGCTGAAGCTGGCCATCGTCACCTGGACCGAACGGACCTACCACCGCCGACGACGCCAAGCCCGCCTCGGCAAGTTGACCCCCATCGAGTACGAGACCATCATGACCACACCGGCCACCCAGGCCGCGTGA
- a CDS encoding YihY/virulence factor BrkB family protein, translating to MRHGIRRGGGGRQREEHDDMERQRLTFTLRGAVAEFQRDHATDLSAALTYYSVLSVFPAILALVSLLGVFGRGEETTQAMLDILRELGQSDIAAQLEEPIAAMVGAQRAGTALIIGLAGALWGASGYVGAFGRALNRIYDVEEGRPVWKLRPLVLLVTMGMVVMAAVVLVGVVVSGPLAQAIGDVVGLGDQSVLVWNLAKWPFLLGIVMAMVAVLYYATPNVKQPRFRFVTVGSATAIGIWVVASLGFGFYVTNFARYNTLYGSIGSLIVFLLWLWLTNVALLFGAEVDTERERVRQLRAGIEAEESLQLRPRDDSGLVTAESKWEERVEQGRALRLEAERAEGATDAASPGDAASPGGAGGRVDTGSVFELEPLPSQSRRR from the coding sequence GTGCGCCACGGCATCCGTCGTGGTGGCGGTGGCCGTCAGCGTGAGGAGCACGACGACATGGAGCGGCAGCGATTGACGTTCACCCTGCGCGGTGCCGTCGCGGAGTTCCAGCGTGACCACGCGACCGACCTTTCCGCGGCGCTGACGTACTACTCGGTGCTGTCGGTCTTTCCCGCGATCCTGGCCCTGGTGTCGCTGCTCGGGGTGTTCGGTCGGGGCGAGGAGACCACCCAGGCGATGCTCGACATCCTGCGCGAGCTGGGGCAGTCGGACATCGCCGCCCAGCTCGAGGAGCCGATCGCCGCGATGGTCGGTGCGCAGCGGGCGGGCACTGCGCTCATCATCGGTCTGGCCGGTGCGCTCTGGGGCGCGTCGGGGTACGTCGGGGCGTTCGGGCGGGCCCTGAACCGCATCTACGACGTCGAGGAGGGGCGCCCGGTCTGGAAGCTGCGCCCCCTCGTGCTGCTCGTGACGATGGGGATGGTGGTCATGGCAGCGGTCGTGCTCGTCGGCGTCGTCGTGAGCGGCCCCCTCGCCCAGGCCATCGGTGACGTCGTCGGCCTGGGCGATCAGAGCGTCTTGGTGTGGAACCTCGCGAAGTGGCCGTTCCTGCTCGGCATCGTCATGGCGATGGTCGCGGTGCTCTACTACGCGACGCCCAACGTCAAGCAGCCGAGGTTCCGGTTCGTGACGGTGGGGTCCGCGACGGCGATCGGCATCTGGGTGGTCGCCTCACTGGGGTTCGGGTTCTACGTCACGAACTTCGCCCGCTACAACACGCTCTACGGCTCGATCGGCAGCCTCATCGTGTTCCTGCTGTGGCTGTGGCTGACCAACGTCGCGCTGCTCTTCGGCGCCGAGGTCGACACCGAGCGCGAGCGGGTACGGCAGCTGCGGGCCGGCATCGAGGCCGAGGAGAGCCTTCAGCTGCGGCCGCGCGACGACTCCGGGCTGGTCACGGCGGAGAGCAAGTGGGAGGAACGCGTGGAGCAGGGGCGGGCGCTGCGGCTGGAGGCGGAGCGGGCGGAGGGCGCGACGGATGCCGCGTCGCCGGGGGATGCCGCGTCGCCGGGTGGAGCGGGTGGTCGCGTCGACACCGGCTCGGTCTTCGAGCTCGAGCCGCTGCCCTCGCAGTCGCGCAGGCGCTGA
- a CDS encoding arginase family protein has translation MPEFAGTVHDLSHATPTPGRNFVHELIRDFQTRKEIVDVSSVTRGTADEGGTRWTLVGVPSSVGGHTPGMDLGPAAIREAELARLLRAAGDEVVDGGDVRGFRRRPDPAHLDRQNIQEVARVADETATAVASVLAACRVPLVLGGDCTVTVGVVAGFRRAGHEVALMYVDGGPDLYTPGLIEFGNVDAMGVAHMLALPGSDEALTTIEGSPPLLRPDQIVSYGDALPEESGDLELALLHELGIVRIPARCVHDDPDAPALAIQAIASAGLRFVVHVDVDVLAHYQMPLANMPNPDSEPWGLTIDELVEALRAFTTDDRFAGLVLTEVNPGNAPDVTALDDYVQMIVAGVGRAGRVSSRSGHTPRAPHDDSVR, from the coding sequence TTGCCCGAGTTCGCCGGCACTGTGCATGACCTCTCCCACGCGACACCCACACCGGGGCGCAACTTCGTACACGAATTGATCAGGGACTTTCAGACCCGGAAGGAGATCGTCGATGTGTCCAGTGTGACGCGCGGAACCGCGGATGAAGGCGGCACGAGGTGGACACTCGTGGGCGTGCCGTCGAGTGTCGGCGGTCACACTCCGGGGATGGACTTAGGGCCGGCGGCTATCCGTGAGGCCGAGCTGGCGCGGCTCCTGCGCGCGGCCGGCGACGAGGTGGTCGACGGCGGCGACGTGCGAGGATTTAGGCGGCGGCCCGATCCTGCGCACCTTGATCGGCAGAACATCCAGGAGGTCGCACGCGTAGCCGACGAGACGGCGACCGCGGTAGCATCTGTGCTCGCTGCATGCCGGGTACCCCTCGTGCTGGGCGGCGACTGCACAGTCACGGTGGGCGTCGTTGCCGGCTTCCGACGTGCAGGGCATGAGGTTGCCCTGATGTACGTGGACGGCGGTCCGGACCTCTACACGCCTGGACTCATCGAGTTTGGGAACGTGGACGCGATGGGTGTCGCGCACATGCTCGCGCTCCCCGGAAGCGACGAGGCGCTGACCACGATCGAAGGTTCCCCGCCTCTGCTGCGCCCGGACCAAATCGTCTCCTACGGTGACGCACTTCCGGAGGAGAGTGGTGACCTGGAACTGGCTCTGCTCCACGAACTAGGCATCGTGCGGATTCCCGCGAGATGCGTTCACGACGACCCAGACGCGCCGGCACTGGCGATCCAGGCCATCGCGAGTGCTGGCCTGCGATTCGTCGTGCATGTCGATGTCGACGTGCTCGCGCACTACCAAATGCCGCTGGCGAACATGCCGAACCCGGACAGCGAACCTTGGGGGCTCACCATTGACGAGCTAGTGGAGGCGCTCCGTGCGTTCACCACTGACGATCGGTTCGCCGGTCTCGTGCTCACGGAGGTGAACCCTGGAAATGCCCCCGACGTAACGGCACTCGACGACTATGTGCAGATGATTGTGGCGGGAGTCGGGCGAGCTGGACGTGTCTCGAGTCGCAGTGGGCACACCCCTCGCGCGCCTCACGACGACTCGGTGCGATAG
- a CDS encoding AraC family transcriptional regulator encodes MFDRSRGVLFPSRLPAFHRFAPPQSVEELVQWFWIPEWDLEPGVVSRQTVVSYPALNLVVEPHGVSLVGATTRMTERMLRGSGWAVGALLRPAVVRTLTVNPSSLVDTEQPVDAPALHAQVVAVMGGARERHEKAVDSLARWLSARTFDVPSDARRANTMLEVLIGEGGANTPTEAAVRLAVSLRTLQRMTHRYIGLPPAAIIRRRRLQDAARQVRERPDVSLAAIAVDLGYTDHAHLTGDFRSVLGFTPSDYRTESGTAARIGDNDSVVPWGATGEDVHHAQAVPQGVPTERDRGGSRS; translated from the coding sequence ATGTTCGACCGGTCGCGAGGGGTGCTATTTCCGTCGCGGCTGCCGGCATTCCACCGATTCGCGCCCCCGCAATCGGTGGAGGAGTTGGTTCAGTGGTTTTGGATTCCGGAGTGGGACCTCGAACCGGGCGTCGTTTCGCGCCAGACCGTCGTCAGCTATCCCGCGCTGAACCTCGTCGTTGAGCCGCACGGGGTATCGCTTGTGGGTGCAACGACGCGGATGACCGAAAGGATGCTGCGCGGTAGCGGCTGGGCAGTGGGTGCGCTTCTGCGACCCGCTGTCGTGCGTACGTTGACCGTGAATCCGAGTTCGCTTGTCGATACCGAGCAACCTGTGGACGCTCCCGCTCTTCACGCGCAGGTTGTCGCGGTGATGGGTGGTGCAAGGGAGCGACATGAGAAGGCCGTCGACTCTTTAGCACGATGGCTCAGCGCCCGCACGTTCGATGTCCCTTCCGATGCTCGGCGCGCGAACACGATGCTGGAAGTGCTTATCGGCGAGGGCGGCGCGAACACTCCCACCGAGGCGGCCGTGCGGCTTGCGGTGTCGCTGCGCACGCTGCAACGCATGACACACCGGTACATCGGTCTACCTCCGGCCGCGATTATCCGACGTCGCCGACTGCAGGACGCTGCTCGCCAGGTGCGCGAGCGACCCGACGTTTCCCTTGCGGCGATCGCTGTTGACCTCGGCTACACCGACCACGCCCACCTCACCGGCGACTTCCGAAGCGTGCTTGGTTTCACTCCCAGCGACTACCGCACCGAGTCGGGGACTGCTGCACGGATAGGTGACAACGACTCTGTGGTGCCGTGGGGTGCCACGGGAGAGGATGTGCACCATGCCCAAGCCGTACCCCAAGGAGTTCCGACAGAACGTGATCGAGGTGGCTCGCGCTCGTGA
- a CDS encoding zinc ribbon domain-containing protein, protein MPAEVWYQVQSVLTAHQCAVEATQVHGHYLKGTIHCGQCGSRLIVSNAKNRHGNVYCYFVCSGRHSKRTDCTRQAMLIEDVEKLVEDYYTRVQITPAQQDALAGMLHHEFDRLMAAETEELERLTTNRDRLESEQDRLMQAHYADAIPLSVLKREQDRIVAELDQVTRRIDAHFGDYADARAHLDDALGLLANCADIYTRCDDTNRRLCNQAFFTKVFIDEDNELRVEHNRPFEMLLDPQVNANALTWAADAHKARTSTNVCRWQGFEPCA, encoded by the coding sequence GTGCCTGCCGAGGTCTGGTATCAGGTCCAGTCCGTGCTCACCGCGCACCAGTGCGCCGTCGAGGCAACCCAAGTCCACGGCCACTACCTCAAAGGCACCATCCACTGCGGCCAGTGCGGCTCCCGGCTCATCGTGTCCAACGCGAAGAACCGTCACGGGAACGTGTACTGCTACTTCGTGTGCTCCGGTCGGCACTCCAAGCGCACCGACTGCACGCGCCAGGCGATGCTCATAGAGGACGTCGAAAAGCTCGTCGAGGATTACTACACCCGCGTCCAGATCACGCCCGCCCAGCAGGACGCGCTCGCGGGGATGCTCCACCACGAGTTCGACCGGCTCATGGCCGCCGAAACCGAGGAACTGGAACGCCTCACCACCAACCGCGACCGGCTCGAAAGCGAGCAGGACCGCCTCATGCAGGCGCACTACGCAGACGCGATCCCGCTCTCCGTGCTCAAGCGCGAGCAGGACCGCATCGTCGCTGAGCTCGACCAGGTGACCCGTCGCATCGACGCCCACTTCGGCGACTACGCCGACGCCCGCGCCCACCTCGACGACGCGCTCGGACTGCTTGCCAACTGTGCCGACATCTACACCCGCTGCGACGACACCAACCGACGGCTGTGCAACCAGGCGTTCTTCACCAAGGTCTTCATCGACGAGGACAACGAGCTGCGGGTCGAGCACAATCGACCCTTCGAGATGCTGCTCGATCCGCAGGTCAACGCCAACGCTCTGACCTGGGCCGCAGACGCACACAAGGCCCGAACCTCGACCAACGTTTGCCGTTGGCAAGGGTTCGAGCCTTGTGCGTGA